The proteins below are encoded in one region of Desulfobacterales bacterium:
- a CDS encoding MBL fold metallo-hydrolase — MYFKQITVPGLGCNSYVIGCPGARQAVVVDPKRDVQDYMDISRDEGMKITHIIETHVHADHVSGNQELKSRTGADIYYSEHAPVAFDHKKLKEGDVIEFGMVKLEILNTPGHTPNSISILVTDKARADEPWMILTGDLLFVGSIGRPDLAGEEILEDQVKNLYNSLYEKLNRLPDHLEVYPAHGQGSLCGKGLSAKSSSTLGYERRTQPVLKFSGFDAFHDEIAGAFPVRPKSFTHIINTNTQGVPLLERCPLEQTLNPDQFDKIRKQGATIIDTRDTASFGGFHIPGAINIGFEKQMANWIGMVIDPTENLLLVVDDREKYDQMTTELHRIGYDNVFGWLSGGMSAWIAHGMPIDSLSPISVQALKEQFDRREYGHIVDVRTPEERAQAYIQGSTHVPMTDILAQSLDIAKTEEVITVCGTGYRANIVASRLKQDGFTHVHSLAGGLTAWQNAGYGLSA; from the coding sequence ATGTATTTCAAACAGATTACCGTCCCCGGTCTGGGCTGCAACTCATATGTTATCGGCTGCCCCGGGGCCAGGCAGGCGGTGGTTGTGGATCCGAAGCGCGACGTGCAGGATTATATGGATATATCCCGGGACGAGGGGATGAAAATCACCCACATCATCGAAACCCACGTGCATGCCGACCACGTGAGCGGCAACCAGGAGTTAAAATCCCGCACCGGCGCGGATATCTATTACAGCGAGCATGCGCCCGTGGCCTTTGACCACAAAAAGTTAAAGGAGGGCGATGTGATTGAATTCGGCATGGTGAAACTGGAAATCCTGAATACGCCCGGGCATACGCCGAATTCCATATCCATCCTGGTAACAGACAAGGCCCGCGCGGATGAACCCTGGATGATTTTAACCGGCGATCTTCTGTTCGTGGGCTCCATCGGGCGGCCGGATCTCGCCGGCGAGGAAATCCTGGAGGATCAGGTCAAAAATCTCTATAACTCGCTTTATGAAAAGCTAAATCGCCTGCCCGATCACCTGGAGGTCTATCCGGCCCACGGCCAGGGATCGCTCTGCGGCAAGGGGCTTAGCGCCAAGTCGAGCAGCACCCTGGGCTATGAGCGCCGGACCCAGCCGGTGCTGAAATTTTCCGGCTTCGACGCATTCCACGATGAGATTGCCGGTGCTTTTCCGGTGCGGCCGAAGAGTTTTACCCACATCATCAATACCAATACCCAGGGGGTGCCGCTTCTGGAGCGCTGCCCCCTGGAGCAGACCCTGAATCCGGATCAGTTCGACAAAATCCGCAAGCAGGGGGCCACCATTATCGATACCCGGGATACGGCTTCATTCGGCGGTTTTCATATTCCGGGGGCCATTAACATCGGGTTTGAAAAGCAGATGGCCAACTGGATCGGCATGGTGATCGATCCAACGGAAAACCTTCTTCTCGTAGTGGATGACCGGGAAAAATATGATCAGATGACCACCGAGCTCCATCGGATCGGCTATGACAACGTCTTTGGATGGCTTTCCGGCGGGATGTCGGCCTGGATCGCCCACGGCATGCCGATTGACAGCCTCTCCCCCATTTCCGTTCAGGCTTTAAAGGAGCAGTTCGACCGCCGGGAATACGGCCATATCGTGGACGTCCGCACCCCGGAAGAACGCGCCCAAGCCTATATTCAGGGCTCCACCCATGTGCCCATGACCGACATTCTGGCCCAAAGCCTGGATATTGCCAAAACCGAGGAGGTGATCACGGTCTGCGGCACCGGCTACCGGGCCAATATCGTGGCAAGCCGGCTAAAGCAGGATGGCTTCACCCACGTGCACAGCCTCGCCGGTGGACTTACCGCCTGGCAAAATGCGGGCTACGGGCTTTCCGCCTAA
- the glpX gene encoding class II fructose-bisphosphatase — MEAPQRNLALDLVRTTEAAALASARWLGRGEKEAGDMAAVEAMRLSFGALDIDGTVIIGEGEKDNAPMLFKGEKLGTGRGPQVDAAVDPVEGTNLLAYGRPNAISVVGVSPAGTMFDPGPSYYMEKLVVSAEARDAVDLSAPVAANLSNIARALGKDVGDLVVFVLDKPRHKDLINTIREAGARIQLHSDGDVAGSLMAVDPNSEVDVMMGTGGTPEGVLSACAIRAMGGEMRCRLDPQKDWEKKALAEAGTDLSRIFSVSDLVKTDDVFFAATGISGGSFLAGVTYTGTGAITHSLVIRGKTGTVRYIESRHNWSKLMRFSAVKYD; from the coding sequence ATGGAAGCACCCCAGCGCAATCTGGCCCTTGACCTGGTGCGGACCACCGAGGCCGCGGCCCTGGCCTCCGCCCGGTGGCTGGGCAGGGGCGAAAAAGAGGCCGGGGATATGGCCGCGGTGGAAGCCATGCGCCTTTCTTTCGGGGCCCTGGATATCGACGGCACGGTGATCATCGGTGAAGGGGAAAAGGATAACGCCCCGATGCTGTTTAAAGGCGAAAAGCTGGGTACAGGCCGGGGGCCGCAGGTGGATGCGGCCGTGGACCCGGTGGAGGGGACAAACCTTCTGGCATACGGCCGGCCCAATGCCATTTCCGTTGTCGGGGTGTCGCCGGCCGGCACCATGTTTGATCCCGGGCCCAGCTACTACATGGAAAAACTCGTGGTCTCCGCCGAAGCCCGCGATGCGGTTGATCTTTCCGCACCGGTGGCGGCGAATCTGTCCAACATCGCCAGGGCGCTGGGCAAGGATGTCGGTGACCTGGTGGTATTTGTGCTGGACAAACCCCGGCACAAGGACCTGATTAACACGATCCGGGAGGCCGGTGCGCGCATCCAGCTGCATTCGGACGGCGATGTGGCCGGTTCACTCATGGCCGTTGATCCGAATTCGGAAGTCGATGTGATGATGGGCACCGGCGGCACCCCCGAGGGGGTGTTGTCCGCCTGCGCCATACGGGCCATGGGCGGGGAGATGCGCTGCCGCCTGGATCCCCAGAAGGACTGGGAAAAGAAGGCGCTTGCCGAAGCCGGTACGGATCTCTCGCGCATATTTTCGGTCAGCGACCTGGTCAAAACCGACGATGTGTTCTTTGCCGCCACCGGTATCTCCGGCGGAAGCTTTCTCGCAGGGGTGACGTATACCGGCACCGGCGCAATCACCCATTCACTGGTCATCCGGGGTAAAACCGGCACCGTCCGCTACATTGAATCCCGCCACAACTGGAGCAAACTCATGCGCTTCAGCGCGGTGAAATACGATTGA
- a CDS encoding MoaD/ThiS family protein, with the protein MEITVRLHVSLTKFLPEGARQKTVSVRLPDGAEVADIADQLNIPARYVKLIFVNGGRANKQTRLSDGDAVSLFPPVGGG; encoded by the coding sequence ATGGAAATTACCGTCCGCCTGCATGTATCCCTGACCAAATTTCTGCCTGAAGGGGCCCGGCAGAAAACGGTTTCCGTGCGGCTTCCGGACGGGGCCGAAGTCGCGGATATCGCGGATCAATTAAATATACCCGCGCGATACGTCAAACTCATTTTCGTAAACGGCGGGCGGGCGAATAAGCAGACCCGGCTCTCAGACGGGGATGCGGTAAGCCTTTTCCCGCCGGTCGGCGGAGGATAA
- a CDS encoding metallophosphoesterase gives MRIAVMSDSHDHLENLKKALNLIKAENAEQIIHCGDFVAPFVLKELIAAGIAVNGVFGNNDGDQFLLTRTAMQSDGLFRLASLIGETTVNGLRIAYTHQWPVAEGLAATGKYDLVCFGHSHTFFKDQKSDTLILNPGEIMGKDGDPGFCIVNTETRDVRRIPI, from the coding sequence ATGCGGATTGCGGTAATGAGCGACAGCCATGATCATCTGGAAAACCTGAAAAAAGCCCTGAATCTGATCAAAGCCGAAAACGCCGAACAGATCATCCACTGCGGGGATTTTGTGGCCCCGTTTGTGCTGAAAGAGCTGATCGCGGCCGGCATTGCCGTAAACGGCGTATTCGGCAACAATGACGGGGATCAGTTTCTCCTCACCCGGACCGCCATGCAGTCAGACGGGCTGTTCCGCCTGGCCAGCCTGATCGGAGAAACAACCGTCAACGGCCTCCGTATCGCCTACACCCATCAGTGGCCGGTGGCCGAAGGCCTGGCCGCTACGGGCAAGTATGATCTGGTCTGCTTCGGCCACTCCCACACGTTTTTCAAAGACCAAAAAAGCGACACCCTGATTCTCAATCCCGGCGAAATCATGGGAAAAGACGGCGATCCGGGCTTCTGCATAGTGAATACGGAAACCCGGGATGTCCGTCGGATCCCGATTTAG
- a CDS encoding TonB-dependent receptor produces MYRLFAAIILIWLAGIMPVKAEQAAKRYHELDPVVVTGSHAPARLSESGVSVSVITREDIAVLPADNVTDVLEYVNGVDVRQRGAGGVQTDIGIRGASFEQTLIMVDGVAISDPQTGHHNMNLPINLSDIERIEVVKGPAARIYGPNAMGGVINIITRDVKENAVGGRAAYGEHGYYDIGGYAAVRRGNISSRLSTGRRSASDYLSGKDTDFDIKTINYKGVFENDPNTFRLGAGFTDKDFGAYKFYSDAFPEQREKTETLLLYGDADLYMADAEITPRLYWRRHEDEFKININGNWNVNDHQTDVLGSRVKTLIRSDWGETAIGADAEREDIESSSLGDHDRSRRSIFLEHRFKPLDRVNIGVGASAVHYSSWGWEYWPGADVSLKLIDGLSWFTSFENAFRVPTYTELYYSTPANRGNPDLKPEEAWTAETGLRWLSEGISADLSFFYRDAEDVIDWSREPGQTVWQVTNISSVETKGGSAGVTVYPPAFWDMDFFSSAGIAYTYLDSKRRTHGLESKYVLDYLKHQVNGSLVFKWLPALTHVVKARYGERMAGDSYTVVDTRLAYTVSDYEVFVEAANLFDEDYIESGFTPMPGRWIKAGVKFSWD; encoded by the coding sequence ATGTACAGACTATTTGCAGCGATAATCCTGATATGGCTGGCAGGCATTATGCCGGTTAAGGCGGAGCAAGCCGCAAAACGATACCATGAGCTCGACCCGGTGGTCGTGACCGGCAGCCATGCGCCCGCCCGGCTATCGGAATCCGGTGTCTCGGTATCGGTCATCACCCGGGAGGATATCGCGGTGCTGCCGGCGGATAATGTTACAGATGTCCTGGAGTATGTAAACGGGGTGGATGTGCGCCAGCGCGGGGCCGGCGGCGTCCAGACAGATATCGGGATCCGGGGCGCCTCCTTTGAGCAGACCCTGATCATGGTGGACGGGGTTGCTATAAGTGATCCGCAGACCGGCCATCACAATATGAATCTGCCGATAAATCTTTCGGATATCGAACGCATTGAGGTGGTCAAGGGGCCGGCGGCACGGATTTACGGGCCCAATGCCATGGGCGGGGTCATCAATATCATTACCCGGGACGTAAAAGAGAATGCTGTAGGCGGCCGCGCAGCCTATGGGGAACACGGCTATTATGATATAGGCGGCTATGCGGCGGTGCGGCGGGGGAACATATCCAGCCGGCTGTCGACAGGCCGCCGGTCAGCATCCGACTATCTCAGCGGAAAAGATACGGATTTTGACATTAAAACCATCAATTATAAGGGCGTTTTTGAAAACGATCCCAACACCTTCCGGCTGGGCGCCGGGTTTACGGACAAGGATTTCGGCGCGTATAAATTTTACAGCGACGCCTTTCCGGAGCAGCGGGAAAAGACGGAAACCCTTCTGCTATACGGCGATGCGGATCTATACATGGCAGATGCGGAAATTACCCCCCGGCTTTACTGGCGCCGGCATGAGGATGAATTTAAAATCAATATCAACGGAAACTGGAACGTCAACGACCACCAGACGGATGTATTGGGCAGCCGGGTAAAAACCCTGATCCGTTCTGACTGGGGCGAAACCGCCATCGGCGCGGATGCTGAACGCGAAGATATAGAGAGTTCAAGTCTTGGGGATCATGACCGCAGCCGCCGGTCCATTTTTCTGGAACACCGGTTTAAGCCGCTTGACCGGGTAAACATCGGCGTGGGCGCCTCGGCCGTCCATTACAGCAGCTGGGGCTGGGAATACTGGCCCGGGGCGGACGTAAGCCTCAAGCTGATTGACGGGTTAAGCTGGTTTACTTCTTTTGAAAACGCATTCCGGGTGCCCACGTATACGGAACTCTATTATTCCACGCCGGCCAACCGGGGAAATCCAGATTTAAAGCCCGAAGAGGCATGGACCGCGGAAACCGGGCTGCGGTGGCTGAGCGAGGGAATCTCCGCGGATCTGAGTTTCTTTTACCGGGATGCGGAAGATGTGATCGACTGGTCGCGCGAGCCCGGGCAAACCGTCTGGCAGGTCACAAACATTTCAAGCGTTGAGACAAAAGGCGGGTCTGCCGGCGTTACGGTTTATCCGCCCGCTTTTTGGGATATGGATTTTTTTTCATCCGCGGGCATTGCCTATACATATCTGGATTCCAAGCGGCGCACGCACGGCTTAGAATCCAAATATGTGCTGGATTACTTAAAGCATCAGGTCAACGGGTCCCTGGTATTTAAATGGCTGCCTGCGTTGACGCATGTCGTCAAAGCCAGATACGGCGAGCGGATGGCCGGGGACAGCTATACGGTGGTGGACACACGGCTGGCTTATACGGTTTCAGATTATGAGGTCTTTGTTGAGGCCGCCAACCTGTTTGATGAAGACTACATTGAATCCGGTTTCACGCCCATGCCGGGCCGGTGGATTAAGGCCGGGGTGAAATTCAGCTGGGATTAG
- a CDS encoding NADH:flavin oxidoreductase codes for MSKPFEPIVINGMEIPNRFVRSATWEAMATDDGAVTPKLIHTMKELADGGVGLIISGHAYILPEGQAGPWQMGIYKDDLIAGLRGMTKAVHDSGGKIVAQLAHAGTHAAEQLSGHTPMAVSVFDGLADAPRTEITQEYIDTLTKAFADAALRAKTAGFDGVQIHSAHGYLLSQFLSPDYNRRADAYGGSIENRTRIHLEVLNAVRKAVGDDYPILIKLNCRDFTDEGLSPEDSLAAAKMLEEGGLDALELSGGVVTGAGTSLPSRTGIKSEEKEAYFSDEARSFRDNIDIPLILVGGMRSFSVIREVIEGGAADLVSLARPLIREPDLVNRWKAGDLRKAECNSDNLCFGPALKGEGIYCVSREREQKETD; via the coding sequence ATGAGTAAGCCATTCGAGCCGATTGTTATAAACGGCATGGAAATCCCGAACCGGTTCGTCCGCTCGGCCACATGGGAAGCCATGGCCACAGACGACGGGGCCGTGACCCCGAAACTGATCCATACCATGAAGGAACTGGCAGACGGCGGTGTCGGCCTGATTATAAGCGGCCACGCCTATATTCTGCCGGAGGGGCAGGCTGGCCCCTGGCAGATGGGCATTTACAAGGACGACCTGATTGCCGGGCTGCGCGGGATGACCAAGGCGGTGCATGATTCCGGGGGAAAAATCGTGGCCCAGCTCGCCCACGCCGGCACCCACGCGGCGGAGCAATTATCCGGGCATACCCCCATGGCCGTGTCGGTGTTCGACGGACTGGCCGACGCCCCCCGGACCGAAATCACCCAAGAATATATCGACACCCTGACGAAAGCGTTTGCCGATGCCGCGCTTCGGGCAAAAACCGCCGGGTTTGACGGCGTGCAGATCCATTCCGCCCACGGCTATCTTCTCAGCCAGTTTCTCTCCCCCGATTACAACCGGCGGGCGGACGCATACGGCGGCAGCATCGAAAACCGAACCCGGATCCACCTGGAAGTCTTAAACGCCGTCCGGAAAGCGGTGGGAGACGATTATCCGATTCTTATCAAACTCAACTGCCGGGATTTTACGGACGAGGGGCTTTCCCCGGAAGACTCGCTGGCGGCAGCAAAAATGCTTGAGGAAGGCGGGCTTGACGCCCTTGAATTAAGCGGCGGGGTGGTGACCGGCGCCGGCACATCCCTGCCGAGCCGGACCGGCATCAAATCTGAAGAAAAAGAAGCCTATTTCAGCGATGAAGCCCGGAGTTTCAGGGATAATATCGATATTCCCTTGATCCTGGTGGGCGGGATGCGCTCCTTCTCCGTTATCCGTGAGGTAATAGAAGGCGGCGCGGCCGATCTGGTATCGCTGGCCCGCCCCCTGATCCGGGAGCCGGACCTGGTCAACAGGTGGAAGGCCGGGGATTTAAGAAAAGCGGAATGCAATTCGGACAACCTGTGCTTCGGACCGGCCCTTAAGGGCGAAGGGATCTATTGCGTCTCCCGGGAGCGCGAGCAGAAGGAGACGGATTAG